The genomic segment CCATTCCCATGAAGTGCCGCTCGGCACCTTGCTCACCATGCATTCCCCTTCATAGAGCAGACCTTCAAGGGCCCATCGTGTGGGGGTGATGTTGGATGCCGCATAGGACATAGTGCCCATTTCCTTAACCGCAATCACACTTCCGCCAAACAGAATCATCAACACCAGAAAGACAGGCAAGGCGTTGACTGAGGCCTGTTGAGAGGTAAACACTGCCGACAGAAGAATGCCCAGATTGATGCCTGTGAGACTGGTGAGATAAATGATCAGAAAAACATCCGCAAACGCAAAACCAAATGAGGACAAGGGAATCATCAGATAGAGACAGCCTAAAAAAATCAGAATCTGTGGAAAAATTACCAGCGAATGGACCACAAAGAGTGAAACGACATAAGGCACAATGCCTATGCCATAACGCCGTTCCCGAAGAAAAATGGAATATTCTGAATTGATGGCTCTCACACTCATGGTCGCGCCCATCCATACCGGAATGATGCTCATCAAGGTCAATAGTCCGCTTTCAGGCGCTGTGTAGGCAATTCTTAAAACCAGGGCCAGTAAAACAGCCTGGGATGTTCTGGAAAAAAGGGATTGCAAATCTCGAAATTGGCGTTTGGCCTGCCGCTGGATAAAAATTCCGGACTGCGTGAACCATCCGGGTTTCCTGTCCAACGCATCGCCTGTCGCACGAGACAGATTATCCTGTTTTTTGGCCAGTTCCTCCTTGAATTTTCTGGAGGATTGAATGGTGTCAATCACCTGAGTCTGGTTAAAATTGAGTCGTGAAAGCACATATTTTCGGTAATACGGGTTTTCATTTCGATGATATTTTTGAACCCAGTGCGTTGATGGATATTGTGACAGCACATTGAAAATTTCTTCAGGGGTTTCCACCTGAAAATAAGATTTGGCGTCAATCGACGGGCCGTAATAGGCTATTTCCCCCTGATCGGTAAGAATCAGGGCCATATCGAGAATATTCATGGTTGCCTCATACAGACTGTGAGACACCACCAGTACAAATAATCCCTTGGCCGCGAGATTTCTCAACAGTTTGTGGGTTTGAAGCTCAGTGCTGGGGTCCAGCCCTGACGTTGGCTCATCCAGCATCAGCAGGAGTGTGTTGGGGGATAGCAGTTCCAGTGCGAGATTAACCCGTTTTCGCTGACCACCGCTGATGCCCTGTTTCTGGTCGTCTCCAATGAGAACATGAATGGCTTTTTCCAGTCCAAGTTCCTGAATGGTCTGGTCTATCAGTGATTTGACATCCTTCCGTTTGCGGGCCAGTCCTCGTAAAAGTATGGAATAATGCAATGTTTCATGAATGGTCAGATCCCGGTATAAAACTTCATCCTGTGGCACATAGCCGACTTCCTGAATATGATTCTGGTAATAATCACGATAAGAAATGCCATCGAACCAGATGTCACCATGGTTTTCATATTGGTTGAGCAAGGCTCTCAACAGAGACGATTTCCCTGCGCCTGTCGGACCAAATATTCCTGTGAATTCACCACTGCGGAAAGAAACCTGGATGTGCTTCAATACATGTCTGGATTGACGGGAAAAATGAAACAATCGGGCATGGCTCTTCACGAGCACTTCATAGTTGTTGAGAGACAGATAGTGGTGCTGGTGTTGTTCATAAAACAGAATTCTGGCCTGTGGAAAAAAATAAAATTTGGTCTGTTCCAGGCGGAATTGAAGAAAAGACTGATTTCCTTCAAACTGCTGATAACGGCGGCCTCCCACATAAAACGAGGTTTTTTCATCAGCTTGTATCCGGAATCCCTGATCCATAAACTCAATTTTAAGCTCACAATCAGGACGTGGGGCCTGCGATAACCGCAACTGGTGTTCGGGTTTGGGGCCGATGGTCAGAATGTCTGAAAGTCCCAATCCCTGTTCCGGAGAAACCAGCATGATTTTTCCTCGTCCCTGAACCAGTCTGGCAAAAATATCAATTTTGTAACGGCTGAGTTTGGATTGCGTGCTGATCATTTCCCGCAAAATTTCAATCAGGATACTTCGCTGGTCAGGATCTGCGACCAGTAGAAATTCATCGACCAGATCATTGTCTTTGAATTCTTCATCAGACAGACTGCTTTCAATCAGATCCTGAAGCAATGTTTCATGGAGTAGAAAATAAGGCTGAATGAGGGAGGTGTACCATTTTAAATGTTCCCTGAGAAAGGCTGAGGACACAAACAATCTTCCGAGTTTGATGACCAGAAACACAATCCAGAGTTCATTGTCTGTCATGTCCCAGGAAGCCTGAGGGGAGGCCTGGATTTTTTGTTTCAGGGTTCTCAGAATATATTCTCTGGCGTGCAGATCTTTTTGAGAAACAAACACGAGTTGCGTATTGCGAAACTCATCCAGCATGGCTGAAAGGGCGGGGATCGTTTCAATGATGGTGCGGATAATCAGTTTTTGATGAATGGAAATCTTGTGTTCAGCACTCATCAAAATGCCCAGATTATGCCACAGTGTTTTTTTGAGTGAAAGGTCGCTTTCTCTCTGAAACAAGAGGTATTCCTTGACTTTCTGGAAGGCTAATGAGGGTGCCGGTGGCATTTGAAGCAGTAACAAGACCGCATCAGAAACTTCCGGAGGAAACTCTGAGACACGTAGCCATTCGGTCAGCGTTTCAGTTTCTTTGCTTTTGAGTCCATCCAGCGCCATGCAATGAATCAGAAACCGGAAATCATCCACATCCACAGGTTGATACTCACGGCGCAACAGATAAGTGATGAACTGGTCCAGTTGTTCGGCCTGTGCATTCGGTTCAGAAAAATGGATCAATATTTCATTGGGGGGTGCTTCATCAGCATTGATTTCAGTGGTTATCTTTAGTGATAAATTCTCATTCAATTGCAGACAGGTGATGGGCAAGGTCATGTTTTCAGGACGTTGGATCCGTGCCTGCGTGATGGAAATTTCGAGCAGATTTGTCTTTTTTTTATAGCCCTCACCTAGAATGAGAACAACTGGCACCGGATGAGGAAGCTTGAACGTCAAGGTTGATGAGGGTTGTTCAGCCTGGGGACTATGGTTCATGTGGGAAATCCTGGAGGCGGATTGCGTTATTACGGGAAAATTCAGCAAATCACATCGAACTGGATATCATTGGGACATCAAAATAAACGCATAATTTCCCATTCCCTGCGATGCCAGAATTTTCAAAATGAATACTGAGGTGGAGGGTGGTTGAAATTTGACCATGGGACGGTTTCCACTTTTTTCATTTTTAGCCACCAGATTTCCGGTGGCATCATAAATTTTGATATCCAGAGCTTTGATCGAGGGTTCTCCACAGGCGGCCAGAACATAAGAAGTTTGCTGAAGAAAGGGCACCCGATAATTAACAAAGGAGCCTTCCGCCTGGAGAAAATCACGATCCATTTTGACGAGACGGACATTCATTTCTTTTTTCAGCAGAGAGCTTATATCGGTTGCGCATCTGGTGACTTCCAGAACGGCTTTATTGTCTTTTGCTTCAGCATTTGTTGTAATTGCCAGCACAAGTATGAAACCTGCTATCCAGTGACGCATCATGACACTCCTTAATATTTCATCAGGAATTTATCGGTTTCGGTGATCACCACATCAATTTCCTTAGGGCCGATATTGGCACCTGAGGTTGCTTTTCGATACTCATCCATGGAGGAATAAAGTGGGTCAATCACAGATTCTGGTTTCCCCTCCTGTTTGGCTTTTTTGAGGGTGGTGAGGATAAAATCCACAACGGCTGGCCGGTCCAGCAGAATTTTTGAAAATTCATATTTGTTCTGTTTTTTAATGGCTCGTGCCAGCAGGTTTTGTCCCTGAACCCAGGCGCTTCCCTGAAGAATGTTATACACCAGATTGTCATCCTTGTTGTCATGACCGCCAGAGGTGAGATCCGCATAGGCAATATCAAGCTGGGTGATCAGATCTGAACGGGAGATGGCCTTGTTTTCAAACTGGGTTCGCAGTCCCTCAAATTCATCAATATATTTAGGATCCAGTTCCAGCGAATTCATCCCATCCTTGATTTTGAGCAGGAACCGTCCCAACGTCCGATCATCCATGTGCTCAAGTCCCAGCAATACGATGGCCATGGTTCGTCCGAGATACACCGCACCCTGTTCTTTTTTCTCCCGGGTATAGCGATAGATGAACACATCAATTCCAACAGCAATCTGTGTTTCTACATCCAGTGCTTTTCCCCAGACTACCATTTCTACGGGCGAGGGTATCATCAACGTTGTCTTAACCTCTTCATTCGGATCAATCTTTTCCTGGGCATAAACGGAGGTCAAACCGCAACAGATCACAAGGATTACGATCCAATTCTTCATAATAACTCCTTCAAAAAACAACATTTTATATATTTCATGAATACCGTGCAGACGTTGTTCCTGCATGGGAGATAGCGTCTGATTCCGGGGGCCTTTGATCGGAGCCGGTGCGATGGACCAGCAGGTTCAATAGTCATTTTCGGAATTGAACACAAAATAAAGACACAGGAATTGTCTTCGTTGTCTTTATCTATGCGTTTAAGTCTTGTCAAGAATCAATTCCAGGCATTTTGCAAATGGATGAAAATGCCTGCAATCGGGGGGAACAATCAGTTGGCCTCAATCCAACGGATGATATCATCAAGGGTGGTTGTTTCATTGACCTCATCCACATTGAATTTGGGATATTCAGACTGCACTGCTTCCAGAAATTCAACAACCGCGACCGAGTCTCCACCGATGTCAAACACGGGGACCCCTGCCAGAGGTTTGACCTCAACAATTTTTTCAAAGAGTTGATAAATTGTATCCGTCAGGGAACCAGTCTCCTGTTGAACAGGTTTGATGGCGTCATCCACAAGTCGGACAATCAATCCGGGAAATGTTTCCTTGAGGAATTTTTTGCGGTTTGCCTGATTTTTAATTTTTCCACTGGATGTTTTTTCAATCGCTCCCGGTTCCAGATAGATCCGTTCGGCAGGATGGATTTGCAGACGGTCGCCCACCAGTTCAACCACTTTTTTATCAATGGCTGGCAGGACGTAGTTATTAAACATTTCCATGTCTTTCAGCAATTCGGCCTTGATTTCCATGGCGATTGCCAGATGTTCTGAATGTTCTTCATCTTCACCCGACGCAAAGGCAACCACACAACCGGGACGGACTTCCTTGACCTGTGGAACAATGTATTCAATATCCTGTGGATAATAATTACGACCACGAATGATGATGATGTCCTTGATTCTTCCCGCAAAATACAGGTTGTCTTTCCACAACAATCCCATATCTCCGGTAGCGAGAAACAATCCCTGTTTGCCTTTGAGTTCCTGTTGAAAAATTTCTTTGGTAGCTTCAGGGTTCAGGTAATATCCCTGGCACACACTCGGACCACTGATCATGATTTCACCCACTTCGCCTTCTGGTAGAGGCTTGTTGTCCAGATCCCGAATGGCAATTTCATGATTGATCATGTGGGTGCCCAGACTGACCAGATACTTTTTTTCATGGGATGGCGTTGATTCTTCCACCAGTTTCAGGCGCCCCTCGGTTTCAAGCAGTATTTTGTCAACGCATAGTGCTTCCAGTCCTTGTGATTCTGAAAACATGATGACCGTTTCGGCCATTCCAAATCCCGGTCTGACCACGGTAGGCTTCAAGCCACAATCCGCAAAATATTCATTAAACCGTTTTACCGATTGATAATGAACGGGTTCCGCCCCATTGACCATTGAGACCAGACAGGACAGATCCAGTTTCTTTTTATCTTCCGAGGTGATTTTACTCAGACAAAGATCATAGCCAAATGGAGGCGCGTAACTGTATCCGCAACGGTATTTGGACATGGAGGCCAACCAGCGCAATGGCTTGCGAATAAACTCAAGAGGCGTCATCAGCACCACAAAACCACCGATGTACATGGCGCCAAGCATTCCGGCCGCCAGACCAAAATCATGAAACAACGGGAGCCAGAGACCTGTTCCACGGCCTTCTTCCCATTGTCCGAAAACACGGGCCTGTTCCATGTTTGCCAGGATATTACTGTGCCCGATCATGATTCCTTTGGGGGTTCCTGTGCTTCCGGAAGAAAATTGAAGATAGGCCGTGTCATCAGCCTTGATTTCAGGTTGAGTGAATGAAAGTTGGGATGATTTAAGAATTTCTTCATCTGAAACAATCAGGACCGAGGAGAACATTTGTTGCAATGCGGGCGGCAATTGTGTGCGGAGAAATTCTGCCATAGGTGCTGTTGTGATCAGCACTTTGGGTTTGCAGACTTTCAGGGTCGGAATGAAGGTTTCCAGATAAATTTCCATGTGACGACGACCTGCTGGTTCTGAAAGCGGTACAGGCAGAATCCCACTGTAAAGACAGCCATAAAATATTTGTGTGAAATTTGTGCCATTGGGAAGCACGGTGATGACCCGATCCCCTTTTTTCAATCCCTGCATCTGTAGCCATGCACCAGTATTCTTGGCCATGCGATCAAGTTGCGCATAGGTTAAAAAAACCTCCTTGTCATCGCCATCTTCCAGAAAAATAACATAATTTCTGTCTGGATGATCAATGGCTCTTTGCTGTGCAATGGCAACGATTGTCTTAAAATTTTTTGGTTCCATGATAACTCCTGCGTTAATGATTGAGGGAATTTGCCGATATGTCCAATTAAGATTTTGGAACGTTGAAAAAATAACATAGGAATGGCAAAAGAATAAGTTGTAAAAGTTTGCTCGTGCCCTACGTCCCGTGGGGCACGTTATCCACCAGGCTCTGTTCTGCTTCGCACCCACCGGCGGTGGGGCATGGAACGGTTACGAACGGGGTGTTCGTAACCAGAAAGTTTTCCATGTTATTTTTTGAGCGTTCCATTCTTGAATCAAGAATGTGTTTTGCCATGGAAAAGCGAAGAGGAGGCGAAAGGAGGAATCAATGAAGATACCACGCTGATTTCGTCCAACTCGACAGTTTTGGAAGCGTCGAGCAATTCAATTTCCAGGGGCGCTCCCGCTTGATCCAGATGAAGAATCACTCCTTCACTCAAATCCACTGAATCCATGGGGATTCCCTGTTTTAATTCGATAAGCAATACATCAGCTTCTTTTGAGTATTTGATTTTCATAAACACCTCCTCCTTGAAAATAGCGTTTTGTATAAGGGAAGTAAACCGTTTAAATCAACACGATTCACAACCTGGGAG from the SAR324 cluster bacterium genome contains:
- a CDS encoding ATP-binding cassette domain-containing protein produces the protein MNHSPQAEQPSSTLTFKLPHPVPVVLILGEGYKKKTNLLEISITQARIQRPENMTLPITCLQLNENLSLKITTEINADEAPPNEILIHFSEPNAQAEQLDQFITYLLRREYQPVDVDDFRFLIHCMALDGLKSKETETLTEWLRVSEFPPEVSDAVLLLLQMPPAPSLAFQKVKEYLLFQRESDLSLKKTLWHNLGILMSAEHKISIHQKLIIRTIIETIPALSAMLDEFRNTQLVFVSQKDLHAREYILRTLKQKIQASPQASWDMTDNELWIVFLVIKLGRLFVSSAFLREHLKWYTSLIQPYFLLHETLLQDLIESSLSDEEFKDNDLVDEFLLVADPDQRSILIEILREMISTQSKLSRYKIDIFARLVQGRGKIMLVSPEQGLGLSDILTIGPKPEHQLRLSQAPRPDCELKIEFMDQGFRIQADEKTSFYVGGRRYQQFEGNQSFLQFRLEQTKFYFFPQARILFYEQHQHHYLSLNNYEVLVKSHARLFHFSRQSRHVLKHIQVSFRSGEFTGIFGPTGAGKSSLLRALLNQYENHGDIWFDGISYRDYYQNHIQEVGYVPQDEVLYRDLTIHETLHYSILLRGLARKRKDVKSLIDQTIQELGLEKAIHVLIGDDQKQGISGGQRKRVNLALELLSPNTLLLMLDEPTSGLDPSTELQTHKLLRNLAAKGLFVLVVSHSLYEATMNILDMALILTDQGEIAYYGPSIDAKSYFQVETPEEIFNVLSQYPSTHWVQKYHRNENPYYRKYVLSRLNFNQTQVIDTIQSSRKFKEELAKKQDNLSRATGDALDRKPGWFTQSGIFIQRQAKRQFRDLQSLFSRTSQAVLLALVLRIAYTAPESGLLTLMSIIPVWMGATMSVRAINSEYSIFLRERRYGIGIVPYVVSLFVVHSLVIFPQILIFLGCLYLMIPLSSFGFAFADVFLIIYLTSLTGINLGILLSAVFTSQQASVNALPVFLVLMILFGGSVIAVKEMGTMSYAASNITPTRWALEGLLYEGECMVSKVPSGTSWEWCGQVDDALRQQMQTDKLYPLEMKSPHWATPWYNVIMAREEEAIKVGIGLRALGFYRPMECTLDNYDFCPQALIHRQWITINLILISLVMLTASILVLVWRTRK
- a CDS encoding DUF2283 domain-containing protein translates to MKIKYSKEADVLLIELKQGIPMDSVDLSEGVILHLDQAGAPLEIELLDASKTVELDEISVVSSLIPPFASSSLFHGKTHS
- a CDS encoding AMP-binding protein; translation: MEPKNFKTIVAIAQQRAIDHPDRNYVIFLEDGDDKEVFLTYAQLDRMAKNTGAWLQMQGLKKGDRVITVLPNGTNFTQIFYGCLYSGILPVPLSEPAGRRHMEIYLETFIPTLKVCKPKVLITTAPMAEFLRTQLPPALQQMFSSVLIVSDEEILKSSQLSFTQPEIKADDTAYLQFSSGSTGTPKGIMIGHSNILANMEQARVFGQWEEGRGTGLWLPLFHDFGLAAGMLGAMYIGGFVVLMTPLEFIRKPLRWLASMSKYRCGYSYAPPFGYDLCLSKITSEDKKKLDLSCLVSMVNGAEPVHYQSVKRFNEYFADCGLKPTVVRPGFGMAETVIMFSESQGLEALCVDKILLETEGRLKLVEESTPSHEKKYLVSLGTHMINHEIAIRDLDNKPLPEGEVGEIMISGPSVCQGYYLNPEATKEIFQQELKGKQGLFLATGDMGLLWKDNLYFAGRIKDIIIIRGRNYYPQDIEYIVPQVKEVRPGCVVAFASGEDEEHSEHLAIAMEIKAELLKDMEMFNNYVLPAIDKKVVELVGDRLQIHPAERIYLEPGAIEKTSSGKIKNQANRKKFLKETFPGLIVRLVDDAIKPVQQETGSLTDTIYQLFEKIVEVKPLAGVPVFDIGGDSVAVVEFLEAVQSEYPKFNVDEVNETTTLDDIIRWIEAN